A stretch of Apteryx mantelli isolate bAptMan1 chromosome 24, bAptMan1.hap1, whole genome shotgun sequence DNA encodes these proteins:
- the LOC136994167 gene encoding olfactory receptor 14J1-like: MSNSSSLNKFLLLAFADTRELQLLHFWLFLGIYLAALLGNGLIITAVACDHRLHTPMFFFLLNLSLLDLGTISTTVPKSMANSLSNTRAISYSGCAAQVFFLFFLLSAEYFVLTVMAYDRYVAICKPLHYGTIMSSRACVKMAAAAWASGFLDGLLHTANTFSIPLCQGNVVEQFFCEVPQILKLSCSDTYLRELGALVVTLCIAFGCFIFIVLSYVQIFTVVLRIPSEQGRHKAFSMCLPHLAVVSLCVSTAMFAYLKPPSLSSPALDLVVSVLYAVVPPTVNPLIYSMRNKELKDALKKLLSS; encoded by the exons atgtccaacagcagctccctcaacaaattcctcctcctggcatttgcagacacacgggagctgcagctcttgcacttctggctcttcctgggcatctacctggctgccctcctgggcaatggcctcatcatcacagccgtagcctgcgaccaccgcctccacacccccatgttcttcttcctcctcaacctctccctcctcgaccttggcaccatctccaccactgtccccaaatccatggccaattccctgagcaacaccagggccatttcctactcaggatgcgctgcacaggtctttttcctctttttcttactttcagcagagtattttgttctcactgtcatggcctacgaccgctatgtggccatctgcaaacccctgcactatgggaccatcatgagcagcagagcttgtgtcaaaatggcagcagctgcctgggccagtggttttctcgatggtctcctgcacactgctaacacattttccataccactctgccaaggcaatgttgtggagcagttcttctgtgaagttccccagatcctcaagctctcctgctcagacacctacctcagggaacttggcgCTCTTGTGGTTACTCTTTGTATAGcctttggttgtttcattttcattgtgctgtcctatgtgcagatcttcacagttgtgctgaggatcccctctgagcagggccggcacaaagccttctccatgtgcctgcctcacctagccgtggtctccctgtgtgtcagcactgcaatgtttgcctacctgaagcccccctccctctcctccccagctttggatctggtggtgtctgttctttatgcagtggtgcctccaacagtgaaccccctcatctacagcatgaggaacaaggagctcaaggacgccctgaagaaactg ctttcttcc